From Danio aesculapii chromosome 9, fDanAes4.1, whole genome shotgun sequence:
ttaaaaacttttacattttttttttttttattcagctttttATAAACTTTCAGTTAGGATATGCTTTGGaatgattattattgtgattattttgcacgatggctcagtggttagcactgcaccgcctcacagcaagaaggtgattggtttgagtcccggctgggccagcagtgttgccagattgggtggttttgaatttgattgtgggAGTTTTTCACTGCCAGTTAACTGTGACCCAATtccttttttgcttttttttttttttttttttttgcttatatgtGACACAAATCAGATCTGGTGTCCATCCTTTGTACgtcacttaaatgatctaagatgatttggcagattctggatcttttaatcttgataactgatctgtggctaatttggttctttaaacaaattcgcgaatcagattaaaatgtctgaataaactgatctgagatcgctgcgtgtgaaggacagatctatcgatcctcgaaatcatgatcagcagtgcaacgattggctgacggcacagcagcataatgacatcatctgattaatattcaattacccatgtgagcaaaattacataaaattagcagtaaacagtttattaaatatgacacgcaataactttccacgtttgttgtgagctgcaggctttacacttacattttaactttatatatgtatatacatatatatgtatgtatatgtatgtgtgtatatatgtatatgtgtatgtatgtatgtatgtatgtatatatatatatatatatatatatatatatatatatatatatatatgtatatgtatatatatgtatatgtatatgtatatataagtatatgtatatatgtatatgtatatatgtatatgtgtatatataagtatatttactattttcccaagtgtatataactactgtaagaaaatattggTACactcggtacatactttcagtattgtCTTTCCCTGACCCcatctaatcctgtttatttgaaatgaacctgctccctagcaggtttgagctagcagaactgttgctatgacaacaagtcttagatgatttttgaagaactaaacgatcctggatcatgtcaaatcgtcaatatccaaatccagctaactgagtaatccacgcacgaagaacggacccctgttcTATGACCTtgtaaacacgaaaaaaaaaaaaataatgcatacggatattcagagatcggtttcaggcctcctttatttgtggaaataaatcagatatgtgacaatgcgactatcgtGTAAACttgcagatcggatttattgaggcaatCCATTttgcagatgctagaacccgcctttaagCATGTGCGACGCCAacaattgtatggcaagtgtaaacacgtGAATCGGATATGGGtgacaattaaaagaacgtgtaaacagaCAGGCAAAAAAATTAGTTATAGGCAACAAATCGCATTTTGGCATcgagacctgacagtgtaaatgaAGACAAAATCTGACtcttcacgtgcacacgcattACGCATTGCCTACAtttaaactcacagcggtttatcatcaGAATCAgcatcagaaagagctttattgtcaggtatgttcacacatacgaggaatttgttttcgtgacagagcttctacagtgcaacaggattacagagacaggacaaaaaacagataataaatatatttacatttttatttatttatttttttaatatatttcatcATGAAACTTATCgatcatttattttttccacaattgactGCAAGAATAAActtagaagcgttgtctgattgacaggCAGCACCAAAttttgttcaaaagaatttaaaactcCAAATAGGATGAATTTACACCCCATTTCGACCAGAGAAGTCAAACATACTCTCAGCGTATGGTACAGGTAGCGTATtctacacaacattaagtgcagtgtaTGGGCGAGAGAGGGCAGCGTTTCGttgtgatccggttatgttgtaGTTTTGTGACTGcaggtgttggttgctgtataattaaatatgatatataaaatgttacataCTAGGTTAATttcgttttaaataaataaaaataaattaaaatattagtcTTAAATTTTGGGCATTTTTTGTGTGCGTTTGGATGGGTTTtgaacatagactgtaaaatatatggacggagcatccgtgacgtcacccataggtttctgaacactgcaaaagaagctacaagtaggcgcggccaaccgtcgccattttgttcgcgcgtcatcgcacccacagcgggataccaaacaagggcaaagaggcggagagtgagcggagctacagacgcctgctggcactttgcttagacctggcagacagactttactttgggagaaacgcttaatactctattacctgcgactcgtttgtgttctgaccacatgtgcttggctgtacactatatcaataaagtgtttagacttttaaaaacactgtagtaatacactgagccactaaacattgttcttatgacgtttttctacaggaggaaaacgcgaattacttccaaacacttcaaatatagtctgtgttagtaaatgcaagactattgatgaaatccaggcataacactgtataataacgcttcagatgactgttctagagcctacagctaatcaatctgtcacattctggagtgctttactggtctaaagaaaaatattaatgataaatgatcttaaataaaacacacatttatagagatggtatataagtatataactttactcacatgggaaacgaggccacgtgaatggtttgtgagcgcaattaagtgcacacagcatcccatatcatctgataattgtaagaaataagtcgaaaaggcagctgactgtgtaaagccacataaaacaacacaaaaatacgatgaatatgccgagatcagtggctaatctgccggattctgctgaggtgaagtgacggcgaccagcgagacctagctgtcactcaagtggccacgcccttaattatgcaaacttaatataacctaaaataaaggaaatggatgagatataaaaaaaattcacccccctcacagttgtcatggagggtaataatagctatatgaaccaaaatcgttctttgtaccaggctgtaaacacctttttttctgctgtaaagttggccattctagcagtgggctcaattgcaatttgctctaatatggagccaggactagcggaattttgatgaattgcagtttcagttacttccgtattggcttcccgagagagagcgggaggttgccgcttggttttgaATAGCGTTTAGGCTGACAAAtttcagctatatctggcaacactgtgggcctgttggcagttctgtgtggagtttgcatgaggcaggtgctccggtttcccatacagtccaaaggcatgcgctaaaggtgaatttaataaactaaattggctgcagtgtaagaacgagtgtgtatgggtgtttcccagtactgggttatggctggaagggcatcctttgtgtaaaacatatggcaccagaatagttggcagtttattctgctgtgaatTGATCAATAATTTCgagaccactgataaataagggactaagctgaaggaaaatgaatgaatgaatgaattaatgaatgaatacccCAATACTGACCTGAGAGCATCATTAAAAGCCTCGACTCCATACTTTGTAATGCAGTAAGCTCCTCCAAGAGTGCTGATCCTGCCGAAAACACTGGCCACGTTCACCACTCGACCTTTGGCTTTCTTAATGAGCGGTAAAACACTCAGAGTGACGGCGATGACCCCGATCAGATTGACATTAATCATGGGTGTGAATTCCTCAATGTCCAGCCAGTCATTGGGTGCCGTGGGGAAGGAGATGCCGGCGTTGTTCACCACGGCCCACAGACCTGATGAAAGAACAGTAAAAATAAACGTTTGCTTTGATCACTCAATATAAATACactaaacacaaaaaacaacgAAACGAAATCATAAACTAAATACAACGAAAGTCATCTGATAAGTATTTGAGGAAACTACTCCGCCGACTTTATCAAGGACATTATCAGCAAACACAACAAAGTTaatacagatatttatttatttatatagtaaattaattaattaaattatttatttaatgttagtattattagtattatattatcatcatcattgtcacttttatgatcatttttttcatattggGAGATATTAGAGAtatcaatttattcatttagtcaATTAGTTAATTgattaatgaaattatttaatattatcatcatgACTTTTATgatcctttaaaaataaaaatagtgggagatattcattaattcattcaattgatttccttcggcttggtccctttgtttatcaggggtcgccacagtgaaatgagccgccaacttatccaacatatgttttaagcagcggatgacctttcagctgtgaaactcccatacactctcacatgcacacacatacactacggccaattaagtttattcaattcacctatagcgcatgtgtttggactgtgggggaaacatgcaaactccacacaagaatgccaactgacccagcagggatcttcttgctgtgaagcgactaACGTTTTGCTGTCACTAatccaccgtgccacccataatACTTAATACtttctataatttatatattcacagatattttttttacagtaacaaaatatgccgggactcaaaccagcgagtcacctagtgaaattgtattcctaTCGCAATAAGtattgcagaataacaaaatatttcaatgttagatttttccaatattatgcagccctaggtcaaaacctgcctggaactactttagctgcaTGATTTTATGAAAAAAACAGCACAATGTAAAATGTTCACCAGCCAATCACAATCAAGCATTCATCAGCCCTTTAATATATACACTTGAAGGCATAATTATGAGCCTACCtgtgaatttttaaaatattcccaaatgtgttttaaaatgtgaGTTAGGTTGAGTCATTGGACAACAGCGATTAGTTCTGTAACCAatgaaattttttatatatatatatatatatatatatatatatatatatatatatatatatatatatatatatatatatatatatatatatatatatatatatatataagggggcTATTAAAATTGtccttaaaattataaataaataaataagcaagcaaTGCAGTACACATTGAAAaggaaatatttgtaattttttttaaatatatttcaaagaTGTAGTAAAAAGGttaaaaacattgttattttagcTAATTGCAAAGAAAatattagttacttttaaaaaatgtataaaaatatttttagaatcaaattaaaagttcattttttaacaataataaaataataaaaatcaaaacataaagtctttaaaaataccaataattaaaactattaatagcATTGTGATGCTAAAGCAACACTATAAAATGCATTAACATTTCCATCTCATTCCTCTCTTGATGGCATAGTCAAGTGCGCTGCTAGGTTGGGGGGGTTGTTAGGacaattctaagggcccacactggtttggggcccccagagttaCTATTAGGGGCCCTCCCAATCCACCCCCCGTTCTTCACTTTCGTTTGTGACACCATCAGAATGTTGTCATAGGGCCTGTACTGGCCTGCGGCGCCCCTGGGCATTGTATATAACATTGTTATTTCACAACTTTAACTAAAGGaaaatttgaaatatatttattaataataaattatattattatatattaaaaaactgcttttattccagccaaactaaaagaaaagagACTTCATCCAGAACGAAAacacattataggaaatactgtgaaagctTTCTAACTCTATTAAATAAGAACtttacagaagggctaataaaaatagcatctCCGTCAGTGACTCACCCTTCTGTCCCACCAGGCTTTTAATGGTCTCTGCAGCTTTTTTAACATTCTCATTGTCAGTCACATCCAGATGCAGCGTCGTGAGTCTGTCAGAGCAGATCTTCTTCAGCTCGTCCTCTCCTTTCTCTGAATAGCAGCCGGCGATGACTCTGAAACCCTTCGAGTCCAGATGTCTGGCCAAGAGATTCCCGAAACCGGTGTCGCAGCCTGTGATGTACACAAACTTCTCTGATTTATCTGAGACTCGGCCCAGTTCTCTGAACCACCGATAGACGTAGAACAAGACTACGAGACCGGCAATGTACAGGTACATGTCTGCAAAAGAAAGAGGATTCACGTTTATGCAAACCACAGCAAATTGAGAAATAAGGATACTGGAGATGGCGTAAAAGGTCAAAGCTCCACTGATAAAGTACCCAAACTAGTGAACCATTAACTGGCTGGCTTATGATTGTAGATCACTGCAAACTATATGAGAGATTTTGTTGAATGCAAGATAAAAGAACTATACTCATATTTTACATCCTGCTATGAAAAAGCAATATAAATTAGGGCTGCCTGATAttggaattgttttttttttctgcgatatgaatataatttcaccagatgatttgaatggctctatttgaaaagatttttattcatttagaacgGCTGGATGGGGCAACGcactggcgcagtaggtagtgctgttgcctcacagcaaggtcgctggttcaagcctcggctgggtcagttgacgtttctgtgtggagtttgcatgttctcgctgcgttcgcgtgggtttcctccgggtgtgccggtttcccccacaatccaaagacatgtggtacaggtgaattgggtaggctaaattgtccgtagtgtatgtgtgtgaatgagtgtgtatgtgtttcccagtgatgggttgtagctggaagggcatccactgcataaaacaaatgctggataagttggcggttcattctgctgtggcgacctcagattaataaagggactgagccaaaaagaaaatgaatgaatgaatggctgggATGGTCAACTTTTCTATGCAGAGGATCTGcatacattataataaattacaagcaaaaataaataaacagtcctTTGTGGTATTCccacacaatctcatggcaattcgtgactttttgaatttgtacgatctaattcgtacaatttggtatgatttgctcatcccccaatgacggttgggtttaggggtggggttaggtgccatgcctcctttttaacatcgtacaatttcgtacaactgaactcgccACTACGaattacgaattagccactaaactgactcaACGTAAAATGcttatgttttctcatgagatcaggctgggtattCTGAGGAGTCTTAACAGTACtcatgtacagaaattgaacattcattcattttccttcagccaaagaccatagaatcaccaagaggcgacactcaagtgTGATTAttgaaacagccactagatggcgcagcggccattttggaatgaaaattccaatagagcaacagcatattataagtctgtaaaataaactattaaaagtgctgatgatggTGATAGTAAgagttgtattgtcgtctttcaggttgtatctcagctttaatgcactttttaaataaataaataaaaaa
This genomic window contains:
- the dhrs9 gene encoding dehydrogenase/reductase SDR family member 9, which encodes MYLYIAGLVVLFYVYRWFRELGRVSDKSEKFVYITGCDTGFGNLLARHLDSKGFRVIAGCYSEKGEDELKKICSDRLTTLHLDVTDNENVKKAAETIKSLVGQKGLWAVVNNAGISFPTAPNDWLDIEEFTPMINVNLIGVIAVTLSVLPLIKKAKGRVVNVASVFGRISTLGGAYCITKYGVEAFNDALRRQMAPFGVKVLCIEPGFFKTTVTDFNIVENHLHRLWNKLPQEVKDEYGSDYVDKTKQVGKELVEKLADGDLMKVVSCMEHAVAAVHPRTRYSPGWDAKFFWLPLSYMPTFITDALLLKKAVQPKASVL